The following are encoded in a window of Bacillus sp. es.036 genomic DNA:
- a CDS encoding PTS sugar transporter subunit IIA — protein sequence MAKEILSTENVLLNETAATKEEAIRMAGQILVDNGYVDESYLEQMQEREKITTTYMGNSVAIPHGTEDAKKAVKHSGLSIIQLREGVDFGGGNIAKIIIGIAGKDNEHLEILSQIAIVCSEEENVEELIQADSKETLISMFNEVN from the coding sequence ATGGCAAAAGAAATTCTATCAACTGAGAATGTATTACTAAACGAAACAGCTGCAACAAAAGAAGAGGCTATTCGTATGGCCGGTCAAATCCTTGTCGACAACGGTTATGTTGATGAAAGCTACCTTGAGCAAATGCAAGAACGTGAAAAAATTACAACGACATACATGGGCAACTCTGTTGCTATTCCTCACGGTACAGAGGACGCTAAGAAAGCAGTAAAGCATTCAGGGCTATCAATCATCCAGCTACGTGAGGGCGTTGATTTTGGAGGCGGGAATATTGCAAAGATTATCATTGGTATTGCTGGTAAGGATAATGAACACTTAGAAATCCTTTCTCAAATTGCGATTGTTTGTTCTGAAGAAGAAAATGTAGAAGAGTTGATTCAAGCGGATTCTAAAGAAACGTTAATCTCCATGTTTAACGAGGTGAATTAA
- a CDS encoding mannitol-1-phosphate 5-dehydrogenase translates to MLAVHFGAGNIGRGFIGKLLSQSGYEVCFVDINETVINELNERKSYTVEILGQDKEQIVVEGVRGINSQQDPKAVVDAIYQADLVTTAVGPTVLKLISSVIAEGISKRIADGKAPVNIIACENMIGGSTMLRNAVEEKMNEADRKVLDQYAGFPDAAVDRIVPNQTNDDPLMVAVEPFYEWVIDQTMMAGEVPDIAGLTYVQDLAPYIERKLFTVNTGHAVTAYLGYQAGYETIKEALDTEAIYHDVKKALEESGELLQHKHGFEKEAHAAYITKILGRFLNPHLVDEVTRVGRAPIRKIGPDDRLVGPARQLAELNKEPNYLAKGIAAALRFDPLEDEDAVKIQSKIKNEGISSAITAFTGVNEGEILFDLISKYYKEMSIS, encoded by the coding sequence ATGCTTGCCGTTCATTTTGGTGCTGGAAATATTGGAAGAGGCTTTATTGGAAAGCTTCTTTCTCAATCAGGGTATGAAGTATGCTTCGTAGATATCAATGAGACTGTGATTAATGAGCTTAATGAACGAAAGAGTTACACGGTTGAAATATTAGGTCAGGATAAGGAACAGATTGTTGTTGAAGGCGTTAGAGGTATTAACAGCCAACAAGATCCTAAAGCAGTGGTCGATGCAATCTATCAAGCTGACCTTGTTACGACCGCAGTTGGTCCAACCGTATTGAAATTGATTTCTTCAGTTATTGCAGAAGGCATTTCAAAACGTATTGCAGATGGAAAAGCTCCAGTAAATATTATTGCATGTGAGAATATGATCGGTGGCAGTACAATGCTTCGAAATGCTGTTGAAGAAAAGATGAATGAAGCGGATCGTAAAGTACTTGATCAGTACGCTGGTTTCCCAGATGCTGCAGTTGATCGCATTGTTCCGAATCAAACTAATGATGATCCGTTAATGGTTGCAGTTGAACCTTTCTATGAATGGGTCATCGATCAAACGATGATGGCTGGAGAGGTTCCTGATATCGCTGGTCTTACGTACGTTCAGGATCTTGCTCCTTACATTGAGCGGAAATTGTTCACAGTGAATACAGGACATGCCGTGACAGCTTACCTTGGTTATCAGGCAGGATATGAAACAATTAAAGAAGCACTAGACACAGAAGCTATCTATCATGATGTTAAGAAAGCTCTTGAAGAGTCTGGTGAATTACTTCAGCATAAGCATGGTTTTGAAAAAGAGGCGCATGCGGCTTACATTACGAAAATTCTTGGTCGTTTTCTAAATCCACATCTAGTGGATGAAGTAACTCGCGTTGGAAGAGCTCCAATTCGTAAAATTGGACCCGACGACCGTCTTGTTGGCCCAGCACGTCAGCTTGCGGAATTAAATAAAGAACCAAACTACCTTGCAAAAGGAATCGCAGCAGCTTTACGATTTGATCCCTTAGAAGATGAAGATGCAGTTAAGATTCAGAGCAAAATCAAGAATGAGGGTATTTCAAGTGCGATTACTGCTTTTACAGGAGTAAACGAGGGCGAGATTTTGTTTGATTTAATTAGCAAGTACTATAAAGAAATGTCAATCAGCTAA
- a CDS encoding DUF1516 family protein: MFNILLQSHSGSWAILVLLLVISYFAPKQKISLMIQRLFYLIMLGTGIGMLFILGFPLIYVLKGILAIVLIGVMEMIVGRKKRGESTKMLWIACIVLILVIISIGYNWI, translated from the coding sequence ATGTTTAATATTTTATTACAGTCTCACTCAGGTTCATGGGCGATTCTTGTTTTGCTTTTAGTGATTAGTTATTTTGCACCTAAGCAAAAGATCTCGCTGATGATTCAACGCTTATTTTATCTGATTATGCTTGGTACAGGTATCGGAATGCTCTTTATTCTTGGTTTTCCACTGATCTATGTACTTAAAGGAATTCTGGCGATTGTGTTAATCGGTGTTATGGAAATGATTGTAGGAAGAAAGAAGCGTGGCGAATCAACAAAGATGCTTTGGATTGCGTGTATTGTTCTAATTTTAGTGATTATTTCAATCGGGTACAACTGGATTTAA
- a CDS encoding acyl-CoA thioesterase, with amino-acid sequence METKYIRESRVVKTSHVFPEATNNHNTLFGGQLMRDIDDIASIAAMRHCRSEVVTASTDSVDFLHPITPDDSVCLEAYVTFTGKSSMEVFVKVIAEHLLSGERHIGATAFLTFVSLDENKKPLPVPKVIPESEEEKNLHETAPARAEKRREHRQASKELAGLLTTEKPWE; translated from the coding sequence ATGGAAACTAAATATATTCGTGAATCACGTGTAGTAAAAACAAGCCACGTATTCCCAGAAGCAACCAACAACCACAACACCTTATTTGGCGGCCAACTGATGAGAGACATTGATGATATAGCATCAATTGCAGCAATGCGCCACTGTCGTAGTGAAGTTGTAACAGCCTCAACAGACTCTGTTGACTTCTTACACCCAATTACACCAGACGATTCCGTTTGCCTCGAAGCATACGTGACATTCACCGGAAAGTCTTCTATGGAAGTATTTGTGAAAGTCATTGCTGAGCATCTCTTATCAGGCGAGCGACATATCGGAGCAACAGCATTTCTTACTTTTGTCTCATTGGATGAAAATAAAAAACCACTTCCCGTCCCAAAAGTAATTCCAGAATCAGAAGAAGAAAAAAATCTACACGAAACAGCACCAGCACGAGCAGAAAAGCGAAGAGAACACAGACAAGCCAGTAAAGAACTAGCCGGCCTCCTAACCACAGAAAAACCCTGGGAATAA
- a CDS encoding arylamine N-acetyltransferase family protein, translating to MNIEKYLKRINIKQMQVNFHSLQSLQRNHMHQIPFENLDILKKRWIELDLEKMYAKIIENKRGGLCFELNPLFNWLLTQIGFTTVMVTGTVAIDEKNWGKENTHLTNLVEFEGKTYLTDVGFGNSSQTPIPLSGEIVDDGFHRYRIAHRSNDMYDLQQAVGNDTWKTQIRFSTAPRTLAEYEPLSSFVQTHPNSPFTNHTIVTIATNHGRITLTDDSLVITQHHHKNVFDVNDDEWNHLYNSYF from the coding sequence ATGAATATTGAGAAGTACCTTAAGCGAATTAACATCAAGCAGATGCAGGTTAATTTTCATTCTCTTCAATCACTTCAGAGAAATCACATGCACCAAATTCCTTTTGAAAACCTCGATATTTTAAAAAAAAGATGGATTGAGTTGGATCTGGAGAAAATGTATGCAAAAATTATTGAAAACAAGCGCGGAGGACTGTGCTTTGAACTAAATCCTCTCTTTAACTGGCTTCTTACTCAAATTGGATTTACAACAGTTATGGTTACTGGTACTGTCGCGATTGATGAAAAGAATTGGGGGAAAGAAAATACACACTTAACTAACCTCGTCGAATTCGAAGGAAAGACTTACTTAACCGATGTAGGCTTTGGAAACTCGAGTCAAACGCCGATCCCTCTCTCGGGTGAAATTGTTGATGATGGGTTTCATCGATATAGAATTGCTCATCGTTCAAACGATATGTATGATCTTCAACAAGCAGTTGGCAACGACACATGGAAAACTCAAATACGCTTCTCAACCGCGCCTCGAACGTTGGCTGAATATGAACCATTGAGCTCATTTGTTCAAACTCATCCAAATTCACCATTTACGAATCATACAATAGTGACGATTGCGACAAACCATGGACGGATTACCCTTACAGATGATTCACTTGTCATCACTCAACATCATCATAAAAATGTCTTTGACGTAAACGACGATGAATGGAATCATCTATATAACAGCTATTTTTGA
- a CDS encoding divergent polysaccharide deacetylase family protein, producing MKKWVLFMLLVMYLPAQIGAEENRELAIVIDDFGNDMGGTEEMLRLPVTLTVAIMPFLETTEKDAEEAHKFGHEVIVHIPMEPLKGKKSWLGPGAITTDLSDDEIEKRVIAAIDAVPHAVGMNHHMGSKATADERVMKIVLEACREKGLYYLDSKTTGKSVIPDLAEEIGVPYLENELFFDDVYTIQHMSKKAQELAVKLKDDQAHIAIGHVGIAGEKMVAVLNEFIPMYKNEAVIVPLSQMIPGFEMIDESMP from the coding sequence GTGAAGAAGTGGGTTTTATTTATGTTATTGGTTATGTACCTCCCAGCGCAGATAGGTGCAGAAGAGAATCGTGAGCTGGCTATCGTTATTGATGATTTTGGAAATGACATGGGTGGTACGGAAGAAATGCTACGACTTCCTGTAACATTAACCGTTGCGATTATGCCATTTCTTGAAACGACTGAAAAAGATGCGGAAGAAGCGCATAAGTTTGGACATGAAGTGATTGTGCATATTCCAATGGAGCCATTGAAAGGAAAGAAGAGCTGGCTTGGACCAGGAGCGATTACAACGGACTTATCTGATGATGAAATTGAGAAGCGGGTCATTGCTGCAATTGACGCTGTGCCTCATGCAGTTGGTATGAATCATCATATGGGGTCAAAAGCGACAGCTGATGAACGAGTGATGAAAATCGTTCTTGAAGCGTGTCGAGAAAAAGGTCTTTATTATTTAGATAGCAAAACGACAGGGAAAAGTGTCATTCCCGATCTTGCAGAAGAAATCGGTGTTCCTTATCTTGAAAATGAACTTTTTTTTGATGACGTCTATACAATTCAGCATATGAGTAAAAAGGCTCAAGAGCTTGCGGTAAAGCTTAAAGATGATCAGGCACATATTGCGATCGGACATGTGGGGATTGCCGGTGAAAAAATGGTTGCGGTTTTAAACGAGTTTATTCCTATGTATAAGAATGAAGCGGTGATTGTACCACTATCTCAAATGATCCCAGGGTTCGAAATGATTGATGAGAGTATGCCTTAA
- a CDS encoding biotin transporter BioY, with product MIKQKKLRMTIICAFFVAITAILAQMEIPLPLVPISGQTLAVGLTATILGRKYGAITMIGYAAIGSMGVPVFAQAKGGLGVLLGPTGGYIFAFIVAAYVTGLILEKTSFTLMYAMIANTVAMIIILLLGTIQLKFIVDLSWKEAMISGVYPFIIVGLIKAFLASWLGITIRRRLIQARLLQRTMGTIQS from the coding sequence ATGATAAAACAAAAAAAGCTTCGAATGACGATTATATGTGCCTTTTTTGTAGCAATTACAGCTATTCTTGCTCAAATGGAAATTCCATTACCACTTGTTCCAATCAGTGGGCAAACATTGGCTGTTGGCTTAACCGCAACGATTCTTGGTCGTAAGTATGGGGCGATTACTATGATTGGCTATGCAGCGATTGGGTCAATGGGTGTTCCAGTATTTGCACAAGCAAAAGGTGGATTAGGCGTATTATTGGGACCGACTGGTGGGTATATTTTTGCTTTCATTGTTGCAGCATATGTAACCGGTCTTATTCTTGAGAAGACATCATTTACATTAATGTATGCGATGATCGCGAACACTGTAGCAATGATTATTATCTTGTTGCTCGGGACAATTCAATTGAAATTCATTGTAGATTTAAGCTGGAAGGAAGCGATGATTTCAGGAGTTTATCCTTTCATTATTGTTGGTTTGATTAAAGCATTTCTTGCAAGTTGGTTAGGAATTACAATTCGTAGACGTCTTATTCAAGCAAGACTTTTACAACGTACAATGGGAACAATTCAATCGTAA
- a CDS encoding DoxX family protein: MKERIEWGLLCGRMILGIIMLAHGIQKLGAMENTIAMFDKIGQAAVLAYAAAIIEAIGGAFLITGIFVIPSAILLGLTMIGAIVLAKLQMGLIGGYEFPLSLLGISVILAFTGSRKFAISEVITKKSRVTQ; the protein is encoded by the coding sequence GTGAAAGAACGAATAGAATGGGGCTTATTATGTGGTCGAATGATACTTGGAATAATTATGTTAGCTCATGGTATACAAAAACTAGGTGCGATGGAGAATACGATTGCGATGTTTGATAAGATTGGTCAAGCTGCAGTACTTGCATATGCAGCAGCGATTATTGAAGCAATTGGGGGAGCATTCCTGATTACTGGAATCTTTGTCATACCATCAGCGATCCTACTTGGATTAACGATGATTGGTGCTATTGTTCTGGCAAAGCTTCAAATGGGGCTTATTGGAGGTTATGAGTTCCCACTTTCTCTTCTTGGTATATCAGTGATTTTAGCTTTTACTGGTAGTCGAAAATTTGCGATATCTGAAGTTATCACGAAGAAAAGTAGAGTAACTCAATAG
- a CDS encoding aldo/keto reductase — translation MQRVHLTEDLSFSRIIHGLWRLADWNQTSEETLSLIEHNLERGITTFDHADLYGSYECEELFGKALALKPSLRDQMEIVTKCGIVIESPNRPAHQSHHYNTSKEHIITSAEQSLTSLGIDHIDVLLIHRPDPFMDPEQVAEAFSTLKQEGKVRYFGVSNFKHHQFNMLQSYVEQPLITNQLELSAYNLENFEDGTLNLCQEKRMKPMAWSPLAGGDVFTSNDEKAVRLRETVKKVASEIGAEGMDQVLYAWLLNHPANIMPIVGSGKPERIDSAVDALSYSLTRDQWFEILTSSMGHDIP, via the coding sequence ATGCAACGTGTTCATTTAACAGAAGATTTATCTTTTTCTCGTATTATTCATGGTCTTTGGCGACTGGCAGATTGGAATCAAACGAGTGAAGAAACCCTTTCACTCATTGAACATAACCTTGAGCGTGGCATTACTACCTTCGATCATGCCGATCTTTATGGAAGTTACGAATGTGAAGAGCTTTTCGGAAAAGCTCTCGCTCTGAAACCTTCCTTACGTGACCAAATGGAAATCGTTACAAAATGCGGAATTGTGATTGAATCACCAAACAGACCAGCTCACCAATCACATCATTACAATACAAGTAAGGAGCACATTATCACTTCTGCTGAACAATCGCTCACCTCACTTGGTATTGATCATATTGATGTTCTTCTCATCCACCGTCCGGATCCATTTATGGACCCAGAACAAGTGGCTGAAGCCTTTTCTACATTAAAACAAGAAGGAAAAGTTCGTTATTTTGGCGTTTCTAACTTTAAACACCACCAATTTAACATGCTTCAATCGTATGTCGAGCAGCCTCTCATTACAAACCAGCTTGAGCTTTCTGCTTATAACCTTGAGAACTTTGAGGATGGTACCCTTAATCTCTGTCAAGAAAAACGAATGAAGCCAATGGCTTGGTCTCCTCTTGCAGGTGGGGATGTATTCACTTCGAATGACGAAAAAGCCGTACGTCTTCGCGAAACGGTTAAGAAAGTCGCTTCTGAAATCGGTGCTGAAGGAATGGATCAGGTTCTATATGCTTGGCTCCTCAACCATCCGGCAAACATTATGCCAATCGTGGGATCAGGTAAGCCTGAGCGCATCGATAGTGCAGTTGATGCACTCTCGTACTCATTAACTCGTGATCAGTGGTTCGAGATCCTTACAAGTTCAATGGGGCATGATATTCCATAA
- a CDS encoding M24 family metallopeptidase, producing MNTRLSKMTDWLIEQNQDFAYIHSSSNVFYLSSFQCEPHERLLGLFIVPNQEPFLVVPGMEVSQARDAGWEYEIIGYSDSEDPFDFIHEALKERGVHQPTSASIEKGTLAYERAEELQTRYPKLQYHSAELGLNQFRLIKDEEEIEVLREAAALADFGVETGVKALREGVTEMEVLATIEFELKKKGIREMSFSTMVLFGEKSGQPHGNPGDRQLKKGDLVLFDLGVVLNGYCSDITRTVAFGEVNEKQEEIYNTVLRAQMESLHISKPGTRLGDIDLAARNVISNAGYGDYFPHRIGHGIGIEVHEFPSMSEKNDSLLQEGMTYTIEPGIYLPDVGGVRIEDDVLVTENGYETLTKYPKELQIIE from the coding sequence ATGAACACACGTTTATCAAAAATGACAGATTGGCTTATTGAACAAAATCAAGACTTTGCTTATATTCATTCATCTTCGAATGTCTTTTACCTATCTAGTTTTCAATGCGAACCACATGAACGGTTACTTGGTCTTTTTATCGTTCCTAACCAAGAACCATTCCTTGTAGTTCCAGGGATGGAAGTTTCCCAGGCGCGAGACGCAGGATGGGAATATGAGATCATCGGCTATAGCGATTCAGAAGATCCTTTTGACTTTATTCATGAGGCATTGAAAGAACGTGGTGTGCATCAACCAACTAGTGCTTCAATTGAGAAAGGAACGCTTGCCTATGAACGCGCTGAAGAATTGCAAACTCGCTATCCGAAACTTCAGTATCATTCAGCAGAGCTTGGTCTGAATCAATTTCGTCTTATTAAAGATGAGGAGGAAATTGAAGTATTGCGCGAAGCAGCAGCGCTTGCTGATTTCGGTGTAGAGACCGGGGTTAAGGCTTTACGCGAAGGCGTTACTGAAATGGAAGTACTCGCTACGATAGAATTTGAGTTGAAAAAGAAAGGTATTCGAGAGATGTCTTTTTCAACGATGGTTTTGTTTGGAGAGAAATCAGGTCAACCACATGGTAACCCTGGGGATCGTCAATTGAAAAAAGGTGACCTCGTTTTATTTGATCTTGGTGTTGTCCTTAACGGTTATTGCTCTGATATTACCCGGACAGTAGCATTCGGTGAAGTGAATGAGAAGCAAGAAGAAATCTATAATACGGTATTACGTGCCCAAATGGAATCACTTCATATCTCTAAGCCGGGAACTAGACTTGGCGATATTGATCTTGCAGCACGAAATGTGATTTCTAATGCAGGCTATGGTGATTATTTCCCACATCGAATCGGTCATGGCATCGGGATTGAAGTACACGAGTTTCCATCGATGAGTGAAAAAAACGATAGCTTGCTACAAGAAGGCATGACTTACACGATTGAGCCGGGCATCTACTTGCCAGACGTTGGTGGGGTAAGGATTGAAGATGATGTGCTTGTTACGGAGAATGGATATGAGACGTTAACGAAGTACCCGAAGGAATTACAAATTATTGAATAA
- a CDS encoding disulfide oxidoreductase, producing MKPEQKSEYLLFGAWATSVLALAGSLYFSEVMKYEPCELCWYQRILMYPLVIFLGIAMIRKDASQWLYVLPLSFIGVCVSLYHYLIQKTSFFADSAPACGRVPCTGEYINYAGFITIPFLALIAFLSITMIMLLLNKQTKKEKNV from the coding sequence GTGAAACCTGAGCAAAAAAGTGAGTATCTGTTATTTGGCGCCTGGGCTACTTCAGTCCTTGCCCTTGCTGGAAGTTTGTATTTTTCTGAAGTAATGAAATATGAACCATGTGAGCTATGCTGGTATCAACGAATTCTTATGTATCCTTTAGTCATTTTCCTTGGAATTGCTATGATAAGAAAAGATGCGTCACAATGGTTATATGTCTTGCCGTTATCGTTCATTGGTGTATGTGTTTCTCTTTATCATTATTTGATTCAAAAAACATCTTTTTTTGCAGATTCAGCGCCCGCTTGTGGGAGAGTTCCGTGTACCGGAGAGTATATTAATTACGCCGGGTTTATCACGATTCCGTTTCTAGCACTCATTGCTTTTCTTTCGATTACGATGATCATGTTGTTGTTAAATAAGCAGACAAAAAAGGAGAAAAACGTATGA
- a CDS encoding thioredoxin family protein, with protein MKKAIIFLGIIIVLFGALAFVTNLSNSEKAEGNPYGKDSLDPATIDQLDDPLYQNQILPDELEKKLSNEDDAFVYFYSPTCIHCKNTSPILVPLAEDMDIDLKKYNVLEFEQGWNDYQIESTPTLVRFKDGKEVDRIVGTQTEETFKQWIEQNK; from the coding sequence ATGAAGAAAGCCATTATTTTTCTTGGTATCATTATCGTATTATTTGGAGCACTCGCATTTGTTACAAATTTAAGCAATAGCGAAAAAGCAGAGGGAAATCCTTACGGGAAAGACTCACTAGATCCTGCAACGATCGATCAGCTCGATGATCCGCTTTACCAAAATCAAATTCTTCCTGATGAGCTCGAAAAAAAACTTTCTAACGAAGATGATGCATTTGTCTATTTCTATAGCCCAACTTGCATTCATTGTAAAAACACCTCTCCGATACTTGTGCCACTCGCAGAAGATATGGATATTGACCTAAAGAAGTACAATGTTCTCGAATTTGAACAAGGTTGGAATGACTATCAAATTGAATCAACGCCAACCCTTGTCCGATTTAAAGATGGGAAAGAAGTCGATCGCATTGTTGGCACTCAAACAGAAGAAACGTTCAAACAATGGATTGAACAAAATAAGTAA
- a CDS encoding SDR family oxidoreductase has protein sequence MSHIIGKVVIITGASSGIGEATAKKLAGDGAKVVLAARREDRLEELKKEITNSGGEAIIQKTDVTSREQMQALADKTIEQYGQIDVIINNAGLMPLSFLNKLKIDEWDKMVDVNIKGVLYGIAGVLPHMEERKSGHIINVSSVAGHEIMPAGAVYCGTKFAVRAITEGLRKEMSPSTNIRATIISPGAVATELTNTITDEDVQEKLNNRGPNGLDPLDPQAIADAIYYAVGQPDSVSINEVLVRPTSQG, from the coding sequence ATGAGTCATATTATTGGGAAAGTCGTTATTATTACTGGAGCAAGTAGCGGAATCGGCGAAGCAACAGCAAAAAAACTTGCAGGCGACGGAGCGAAGGTAGTCCTTGCAGCTCGACGTGAGGATCGGCTTGAAGAACTGAAGAAAGAAATTACAAATAGCGGCGGAGAAGCGATTATCCAAAAAACGGATGTTACTTCGAGAGAGCAAATGCAGGCTCTAGCTGATAAAACAATTGAACAGTATGGGCAAATCGACGTTATTATCAATAATGCTGGATTGATGCCTTTATCCTTCTTAAATAAACTTAAGATTGATGAATGGGATAAAATGGTCGATGTTAACATAAAGGGCGTACTTTACGGTATTGCTGGCGTTCTTCCTCATATGGAAGAAAGAAAATCAGGCCATATCATTAATGTTTCTTCTGTCGCCGGTCACGAAATTATGCCAGCCGGTGCAGTGTATTGCGGTACGAAATTTGCAGTAAGAGCCATTACAGAAGGACTACGAAAAGAAATGTCTCCTTCTACAAATATCCGAGCGACAATCATTTCACCAGGGGCAGTTGCAACAGAATTAACGAATACAATTACTGATGAAGATGTACAAGAGAAGTTAAACAATCGTGGTCCAAATGGTCTCGATCCACTCGATCCCCAAGCGATTGCAGATGCAATTTATTACGCTGTTGGACAACCTGACAGTGTTTCCATTAACGAAGTCCTTGTTCGCCCTACTTCACAAGGATAA
- a CDS encoding DUF819 family protein gives MTFALAWSKANPLIEDPMAVFVYLTVVVGFIFMLGESKNAVMQKIFHYAPPLIWTYFIPMLSTTFAIIPQESSLYGFVSTYILPVGLLLLLLSANVPATLRLGPKALLMFLAGTIGVIIGGPIALAIFQPWLPENAWTGVAALAGSWIGGSANMAAMIEAVGTPKEILSPIIVVDTVVGYSWMGIMIFLAGFQDKFNKWNKADDSVIQSVNKEMNDIQRKNERPIQVPQLLGLLGLAFGVSYIVLKISENLPQTAVLSTTTWTVMIISAIGILFSFTPVKKLEGYGASKVGYTAIYLLLATIGARADLAYVVDSPQYVLMGIVWLSIHILVIFIAARLLRAPLFFVAVGSQGNIGGTSSAPIVASVFQPSLAPVGLLMGIVGNVVGSYAAVLCAQLAKMVATMF, from the coding sequence ATGACATTTGCCCTAGCCTGGTCAAAGGCTAATCCCTTAATTGAGGATCCGATGGCTGTATTTGTCTATCTAACGGTTGTCGTTGGATTTATCTTTATGCTTGGAGAGTCAAAAAACGCCGTTATGCAAAAGATTTTCCATTACGCACCTCCGTTAATTTGGACATACTTTATTCCAATGCTCTCAACGACCTTTGCTATTATTCCGCAAGAGTCAAGTTTATATGGATTTGTATCAACGTATATCCTTCCTGTCGGATTATTGCTGTTACTGTTATCAGCTAATGTTCCAGCTACACTTCGATTAGGACCAAAAGCACTACTCATGTTCCTTGCTGGTACGATTGGTGTCATTATCGGTGGGCCGATTGCTCTTGCCATTTTCCAACCATGGTTGCCAGAGAATGCTTGGACAGGTGTTGCTGCTCTAGCAGGAAGCTGGATTGGTGGCTCAGCGAACATGGCAGCAATGATCGAAGCAGTCGGAACACCAAAAGAAATATTATCCCCCATTATCGTTGTCGATACGGTTGTTGGTTATAGCTGGATGGGAATTATGATTTTCCTTGCAGGATTCCAAGATAAATTTAATAAATGGAACAAAGCAGATGACTCAGTTATTCAAAGCGTGAATAAAGAAATGAATGATATTCAACGTAAGAATGAACGTCCTATTCAAGTTCCCCAGCTATTAGGCTTACTTGGACTTGCCTTTGGTGTCTCTTACATCGTATTGAAAATTTCTGAGAACCTTCCACAAACGGCCGTTCTTTCTACAACTACATGGACCGTTATGATTATTTCAGCTATCGGTATTCTGTTCTCTTTCACCCCTGTTAAAAAGTTAGAGGGATATGGAGCTAGTAAAGTCGGCTATACTGCCATATACCTTTTGCTCGCAACAATTGGGGCTAGAGCCGATCTTGCATATGTAGTCGATTCTCCCCAATATGTACTGATGGGTATCGTATGGCTTAGTATTCATATTCTTGTTATTTTTATTGCAGCACGATTACTGCGTGCGCCACTTTTCTTTGTAGCCGTTGGATCACAAGGAAATATAGGTGGAACAAGCTCAGCTCCAATCGTCGCTTCCGTCTTTCAACCCTCACTTGCTCCGGTTGGGCTATTGATGGGAATTGTAGGTAACGTTGTTGGTAGCTATGCAGCTGTTCTCTGTGCTCAATTGGCTAAGATGGTCGCCACAATGTTTTAG
- the mscL gene encoding large conductance mechanosensitive channel protein MscL gives MGLLNEFRHFAIRGNAADMGIGIVLGAAFSSFIDSLVSDIILPPVGLVLAQINFADLYISLNGHYYPSLSDAKEAGAATINYGVFLTTSIRFLIIFFSVFLVVRQLNRWRKPGQDPINSMTRKECPYCCTPIPSKAVICPNCSTSLQEERKASLAIHYGKGSKASKR, from the coding sequence ATCGGTCTATTAAATGAATTCCGCCATTTTGCTATTAGAGGAAATGCAGCTGATATGGGGATAGGTATTGTTCTCGGTGCAGCATTTAGCAGTTTTATCGATTCACTCGTTTCGGATATTATTCTTCCGCCAGTCGGTCTGGTTTTAGCACAAATCAATTTTGCAGATTTGTATATTAGTTTGAATGGACATTACTATCCTTCCCTCTCCGATGCGAAAGAAGCGGGAGCCGCAACAATTAATTATGGTGTGTTTTTAACGACCTCCATCCGCTTTTTAATCATTTTTTTCTCTGTCTTTCTAGTTGTTCGACAACTAAATAGATGGCGCAAACCTGGACAGGACCCAATAAATTCAATGACTCGAAAGGAATGTCCGTACTGTTGTACACCCATCCCTTCTAAAGCGGTGATTTGCCCCAATTGCTCAACATCGCTTCAAGAAGAAAGAAAAGCTTCTTTAGCAATTCACTATGGCAAAGGATCAAAAGCTTCAAAGCGTTAA